Proteins encoded by one window of Streptomyces sp. ALI-76-A:
- a CDS encoding glycoside hydrolase family 3 N-terminal domain-containing protein has translation MTTAPWRDPALPAAARVDDLLSRMTLQEKTAQLYGVWVGASTDGDGVAPLQREMTADFDWDELITHGLGQLTRPFGTAPVDPALGAQALARAQRRIVEAGRFGIPALAHEECLAGFTAWQATAYPVPLAWGATFDPGLVEELGRRIGQDLRSVGVHQGLAPVLDVVRDPRWGRVEETIGEDPYLVGTVGSAYVRGLESAGIVATLKHFAGYAASAGARNLAPVRAGVREFADVTLPPFEMALRDGGARSVMAAYTDTDGVPASADPGLLTELLRDAWGFTGTVVADYFGVGFLRTLHRVAGTEAEAAHAALAAGIDVELPTVKCYGTPLLEAVRAGEVPEALVDRAARRVLLQKCELGLLDEDWAPEPAGRISLDSAANRALARRLAEESVVLLDNPDGLLPLAPDTRIAVVGPRAADALAMLGCYSFPSHVLTHHPEVATGIEIPTLLESLRVELPDAKVTFAEGCGVSEPDTTGFEEAVARTAEADVCVAVLGDRAGLFGRGTSGEGCDATDLRLPGAQSALLDSLVATGVPVVLVLLTGRPYALGRWHGRLAAVVQAFFPGEEGGPAVAGVLSGRVNPSGRLPVSVPHVPGGQPWTYLQPPLGLAGEVSNLDPTPLYPFGHGRAYTEFTWEDCTGGAEPATIGTDGSYDVSVTVRNTGDRAGAEVVQLYLHDPVASVTRPDVRLIGYQRLELEPGEGRRVTFRFHADHSAFTDRSGRRVVEPGSLELRLAVSSADVRHTARLTLTGPVREPGPDRRLRCEAEVSGVA, from the coding sequence ATGACCACCGCCCCCTGGCGTGACCCCGCTCTGCCCGCCGCCGCCCGCGTCGACGACCTCCTCTCCCGGATGACCCTTCAGGAGAAGACCGCCCAGCTCTACGGCGTCTGGGTGGGCGCCAGCACGGACGGCGACGGGGTCGCACCCCTCCAACGCGAGATGACCGCCGACTTCGACTGGGACGAGCTGATCACCCACGGCCTGGGCCAGCTCACCCGCCCCTTCGGCACGGCGCCCGTGGACCCGGCGCTGGGCGCGCAGGCACTGGCCCGCGCCCAGCGCCGTATCGTCGAGGCCGGCCGCTTCGGCATTCCCGCGCTCGCCCACGAGGAGTGCCTGGCCGGCTTCACCGCCTGGCAGGCCACCGCCTACCCGGTCCCGCTGGCCTGGGGCGCCACCTTCGACCCCGGGCTGGTCGAGGAGCTGGGCCGCCGCATCGGCCAGGACCTGCGCTCGGTCGGCGTCCACCAGGGCCTCGCCCCGGTCCTGGACGTCGTACGGGATCCGCGCTGGGGCCGGGTCGAGGAGACCATCGGCGAGGACCCGTACCTGGTGGGCACGGTCGGCTCCGCCTATGTGCGGGGTCTGGAGTCGGCGGGGATCGTCGCCACGCTCAAGCACTTCGCCGGGTACGCCGCTTCCGCCGGCGCCCGCAACCTGGCCCCCGTGCGGGCCGGCGTCCGGGAGTTCGCGGACGTCACCCTCCCGCCGTTCGAGATGGCCCTGCGGGACGGCGGCGCCCGCTCGGTGATGGCCGCGTACACCGACACGGACGGCGTACCGGCGTCCGCGGACCCGGGTCTGCTCACCGAACTCCTGCGGGACGCCTGGGGGTTCACCGGCACGGTGGTCGCCGACTACTTCGGTGTCGGCTTCCTGCGGACCCTGCACCGGGTGGCCGGGACCGAGGCGGAGGCGGCCCACGCGGCGCTCGCCGCGGGCATCGACGTCGAGCTCCCCACCGTGAAGTGCTACGGGACACCGCTCCTGGAGGCGGTCCGGGCGGGCGAGGTCCCCGAGGCCCTGGTCGACCGGGCGGCCCGGCGCGTCCTGCTCCAGAAGTGCGAACTGGGCCTGCTGGACGAGGACTGGGCGCCGGAGCCGGCCGGCCGGATCAGCCTGGACTCGGCGGCGAACCGCGCGCTGGCCCGCCGGCTGGCCGAGGAGTCGGTGGTGCTGCTGGACAACCCGGACGGTCTGCTCCCGCTGGCCCCGGACACCAGGATCGCGGTGGTCGGCCCGCGCGCGGCGGACGCGCTGGCCATGCTCGGCTGCTACTCCTTCCCCTCCCATGTGCTCACGCACCACCCCGAGGTGGCGACGGGCATCGAGATCCCGACGCTGCTGGAGTCGCTGCGCGTCGAACTGCCCGACGCGAAGGTCACGTTCGCGGAGGGCTGCGGGGTCTCGGAGCCGGACACCACGGGCTTCGAGGAGGCGGTGGCCCGCACCGCCGAGGCGGACGTGTGCGTGGCGGTGCTCGGTGACCGGGCGGGCCTGTTCGGCCGGGGCACCTCCGGCGAGGGCTGCGACGCCACCGACCTGCGCCTGCCCGGCGCGCAGTCGGCGTTGCTCGACTCGCTGGTGGCGACGGGCGTCCCGGTCGTGCTGGTGCTGCTGACCGGCCGCCCCTACGCGCTCGGCCGCTGGCACGGCCGGCTCGCCGCGGTCGTCCAGGCGTTCTTCCCGGGGGAGGAGGGCGGCCCGGCGGTCGCGGGGGTGCTGTCGGGCCGCGTGAACCCCTCCGGCCGCCTCCCGGTGAGCGTCCCGCACGTCCCCGGCGGCCAGCCCTGGACCTATCTCCAGCCCCCACTGGGCCTGGCGGGCGAGGTCAGCAACCTGGACCCGACCCCGCTGTACCCGTTCGGACACGGCCGCGCGTACACGGAGTTCACCTGGGAGGACTGCACCGGCGGCGCGGAACCCGCGACGATCGGCACGGACGGCTCGTACGACGTGTCGGTGACGGTCCGCAACACGGGCGACCGCGCGGGTGCCGAGGTCGTGCAGCTCTACCTCCACGACCCGGTGGCCTCGGTGACCCGCCCGGACGTCCGTCTGATCGGTTACCAGCGGCTGGAGTTGGAGCCGGGCGAGGGCCGCCGGGTCACCTTCCGCTTCCACGCGGACCATTCGGCCTTCACCGACCGCTCCGGCCGCAGGGTGGTCGAACCGGGCTCGCTGGAACTACGGTTGGCGGTGTCGAGCGCCGACGTGCGGCACACGGCCCGGCTGACCCTCACGGGACCGGTCCGGGAACCGGGGCCGGACCGCAGGCTGCGCTGCGAGGCGGAGGTGTCCGGCGTGGCGTGA
- a CDS encoding LacI family DNA-binding transcriptional regulator, with product MTPPEPAETRTTTPPAARSAQTATLAEIAREAGVSAPTVSKVLNGRADVAPATRSRVEELLRAHGYRRRRAEASRSPLIDLVFHELESAWAMEVIRGVENVARDAGLSVVLSESAGRLTPGRTWADQVAARRPHGVILVLSGLDESQRALLNSRSIPFVVMDPAGDPGADVPSIGATNWQGGLAATRHLVDLGHTRIGAITGPSRMMCSRARVDGYRAALETAGLPVDPGLIVAGDFHHEAGYRRGLELLRRPDRPTAVFAGNDLQALGLYEAARELGLRIPEDLSVVGFDDLPVAPWVGPPLTTVRQPLTEMAEAAAKLVLDLGREEGAAAATRVELATSLVVRASTGAPPA from the coding sequence ATGACACCCCCGGAGCCCGCTGAAACCCGGACGACAACCCCCCCGGCCGCACGGTCCGCGCAGACCGCGACGCTCGCCGAGATCGCCCGTGAGGCCGGCGTTTCGGCGCCGACAGTTTCGAAGGTCCTCAACGGCCGCGCCGATGTCGCCCCGGCGACCCGCAGCCGGGTGGAGGAACTCCTGCGCGCCCACGGCTACCGGCGCCGCCGCGCCGAGGCCAGCCGGTCGCCCCTGATCGACCTGGTCTTCCACGAGCTGGAGAGCGCCTGGGCGATGGAGGTCATCCGGGGCGTGGAGAACGTCGCCCGGGACGCCGGGCTGAGCGTGGTGCTCAGCGAGAGCGCCGGGCGGCTCACCCCGGGGCGCACCTGGGCCGACCAGGTCGCCGCCCGCCGCCCGCACGGCGTGATCCTCGTGCTGTCCGGGCTGGACGAGTCCCAGCGCGCCCTGCTGAACAGCCGCTCCATCCCGTTCGTCGTGATGGACCCGGCCGGCGACCCGGGCGCCGACGTGCCCTCCATCGGCGCCACCAACTGGCAGGGCGGGCTCGCCGCCACCCGGCATCTGGTCGACCTCGGGCACACCCGCATCGGCGCGATCACCGGGCCGTCCCGGATGATGTGCAGCCGCGCCCGCGTCGACGGCTACCGGGCCGCCCTGGAGACCGCCGGGCTGCCGGTGGACCCGGGGCTGATCGTGGCCGGCGACTTCCACCACGAGGCCGGCTACCGGCGGGGGCTGGAGCTGCTGCGCCGGCCGGACCGGCCGACCGCCGTCTTCGCCGGCAACGACCTCCAGGCGCTCGGTCTGTACGAGGCCGCGCGCGAGCTCGGGCTCAGGATCCCGGAGGACCTGAGCGTGGTCGGGTTCGATGATCTGCCGGTGGCGCCCTGGGTGGGCCCGCCGCTGACGACCGTGCGGCAGCCGCTGACGGAGATGGCGGAGGCGGCCGCGAAACTGGTCCTGGACCTCGGGCGGGAGGAGGGCGCCGCGGCGGCGACCCGGGTGGAGCTGGCGACGAGTCTGGTGGTGCGGGCGAGCACCGGAGCGCCCCCGGCGTGA
- a CDS encoding endo-1,4-beta-xylanase codes for MSTSRTSPSRSSLRVRCTALFAGLTAVGALLAAGTTGAHAADGPLRDLAAAKGKVMGTAVTGSKLTGTYGEIAGREFNALTPGNAMKWGSVEPVRGTFDWAEADRIVDFAEAHGQQVRGHTLVWHSQNPGWLDNGTWTPAQLGQLMKDHIATEVGRYKGRLATWDVVNEPFNEDGTYRQTLWYNGLGADYIAQALTAARAADPAARLYINDYNVEGVNAKSTALYNLVKSLKERGVPIDGVGLQAHLIVGQVPSTLQQNIQRFADLGVDVAITELDIRMQLPSDSAKLTRQAADYKAVVNACVAVARCVGVTVWGFTDSDSWIPDTFPGQGAATPYDENYAPKPAYHAIAEALGGTTTPPTGACTAAYSVTSQWDTGFTGQVRIACTGAALSSWKAGWTFGAGQRVTQAWNAACSQSGAVVSCSNASYNGSVPSGGSVTFGFNGSWSGSNPVPTVTLG; via the coding sequence ATGAGCACCTCCAGAACCTCCCCCTCCAGATCCTCCCTGCGCGTGCGCTGCACCGCCCTGTTCGCCGGCCTCACGGCCGTCGGTGCCCTGCTCGCCGCCGGTACGACCGGCGCCCACGCCGCCGACGGGCCCCTGCGCGACCTCGCCGCCGCCAAGGGCAAGGTCATGGGCACGGCGGTCACCGGGTCCAAGCTCACGGGCACCTACGGCGAGATCGCCGGACGCGAGTTCAACGCGCTCACCCCCGGCAACGCCATGAAGTGGGGCTCGGTCGAACCGGTCCGGGGCACGTTCGACTGGGCCGAGGCCGACCGGATCGTCGACTTCGCCGAGGCGCACGGGCAGCAGGTGCGCGGTCACACCCTGGTCTGGCACAGCCAGAACCCCGGCTGGCTGGACAACGGCACCTGGACCCCGGCCCAGCTGGGCCAGCTGATGAAGGACCACATCGCGACCGAGGTCGGCCGCTACAAGGGCCGCCTCGCCACCTGGGACGTGGTGAACGAGCCCTTCAACGAGGACGGCACCTACCGGCAGACCCTCTGGTACAACGGCCTCGGCGCCGACTACATCGCGCAGGCCCTGACCGCCGCCCGCGCCGCCGACCCGGCCGCCAGGCTGTACATCAACGACTACAACGTCGAGGGCGTCAACGCGAAGAGCACCGCCCTGTACAACCTGGTCAAGTCCCTGAAGGAGCGCGGAGTCCCGATCGACGGGGTGGGGCTCCAGGCACACCTCATCGTCGGCCAGGTGCCGTCGACCCTCCAGCAGAACATCCAGCGGTTCGCCGACCTCGGTGTCGACGTGGCGATCACCGAGCTGGACATCCGGATGCAACTCCCCTCCGACAGCGCGAAACTGACCCGGCAGGCCGCCGACTACAAGGCGGTCGTGAACGCCTGCGTGGCGGTGGCGCGCTGCGTCGGTGTCACCGTCTGGGGCTTCACCGACTCCGACTCCTGGATCCCGGACACCTTCCCGGGCCAGGGCGCGGCGACCCCGTACGACGAGAACTACGCGCCGAAACCGGCGTACCACGCGATCGCCGAGGCGCTCGGCGGGACCACGACCCCGCCGACGGGTGCCTGCACGGCGGCCTACAGCGTCACCAGCCAGTGGGACACCGGCTTCACCGGGCAGGTCAGGATCGCCTGCACGGGAGCCGCGCTGTCGTCCTGGAAGGCCGGCTGGACCTTCGGCGCGGGGCAGCGTGTCACCCAGGCCTGGAACGCGGCCTGTTCGCAGTCGGGCGCGGTGGTCAGCTGCTCCAACGCCTCCTACAACGGGTCGGTGCCCAGCGGGGGTTCGGTGACCTTCGGGTTCAACGGCTCGTGGAGCGGCAGCAATCCGGTGCCCACGGTGACCCTGGGATGA
- a CDS encoding LCP family protein, with protein sequence MFMSVTGHDESNDESGDAARRARRRSTVLRTAGLTLAGVLVLGVAAAGWAYWHLNSNIRSVDINGALGDDRPPRAVAAPSSSGTAAASPLPTGSLNILVLGSDTRSGKENQELGGGSSEGARSDTAMVVHLDAGRTAATVVSIPRDTLVARPSCPLPSGDSTAERYAMFNSAFSVGGAVCAVKTVESVTDVRMDHYIEIDFAGFAKLVDALGGVTVTTDEDIDDEDSHLTLDAGTHELDGAQALALARTRHGVGDGSDLGRIGLQHKLVKALLEQIASTDLLSDPARLYSVADAVTGSLTTDTGLDSLTELMRLGESLRGLSANEVTTVTMPVVPAPSDSNRVVAEEPEAGELWKSLR encoded by the coding sequence ATGTTCATGTCTGTGACCGGACATGACGAGAGCAACGACGAGAGCGGGGACGCGGCCAGAAGAGCGCGCCGCCGGTCGACAGTCCTCAGGACCGCCGGTCTCACCCTGGCGGGAGTGCTGGTGCTCGGAGTCGCGGCGGCGGGCTGGGCGTACTGGCATCTCAACAGCAACATCAGGAGCGTCGACATCAACGGCGCGCTCGGCGACGACCGCCCGCCCAGGGCGGTGGCGGCACCGTCCTCGTCCGGTACCGCCGCCGCCTCCCCGCTGCCCACCGGCTCCCTGAACATCCTGGTCCTCGGTTCGGACACGCGCAGTGGCAAGGAGAACCAGGAACTCGGCGGCGGCAGCAGCGAGGGCGCCCGGTCCGACACGGCGATGGTGGTGCACCTGGACGCCGGCCGGACGGCGGCGACCGTGGTCAGCATCCCGCGCGACACCCTCGTCGCCCGGCCCTCCTGCCCGCTGCCGTCGGGCGACTCGACGGCCGAGCGGTACGCGATGTTCAACAGCGCGTTCTCGGTGGGCGGGGCCGTGTGCGCGGTCAAGACCGTCGAGTCGGTCACCGACGTGCGCATGGACCACTACATCGAGATCGACTTCGCCGGCTTCGCGAAGCTCGTGGACGCGCTCGGCGGGGTCACCGTCACCACGGACGAGGACATCGACGACGAGGACAGCCACCTCACGCTGGACGCCGGCACCCACGAACTCGACGGCGCGCAGGCGCTCGCCCTGGCCCGCACCCGGCACGGCGTCGGCGACGGCAGCGACCTCGGCCGCATCGGCCTCCAGCACAAGCTGGTGAAGGCGCTGCTGGAGCAGATCGCCTCGACCGACCTGCTCTCCGACCCGGCCCGGCTGTACAGCGTGGCCGACGCGGTCACCGGCAGCCTCACCACGGACACCGGACTCGACTCGCTGACCGAGCTGATGCGGCTCGGGGAGAGCCTGCGGGGGCTGTCCGCGAACGAGGTGACGACGGTGACCATGCCGGTGGTGCCGGCCCCCTCGGACAGCAACCGGGTGGTGGCCGAGGAGCCGGAGGCGGGCGAGCTGTGGAAGTCGCTGCGCTGA
- a CDS encoding YciI family protein → MPRYLSLVRIDESTAPAEGPSPELMRRMGELIEEMTKSGVLLDTAGLTPTAQGTRVLWEGGGISVTDGPFTESKEVVGGYAIMQCKDKAEALEWTRRFLKVHEAHWTVTCEVREIAEG, encoded by the coding sequence ATGCCGCGCTACCTGTCGCTGGTGAGGATCGACGAGAGCACCGCGCCCGCCGAGGGCCCGAGCCCCGAGCTGATGCGGCGCATGGGGGAGCTGATCGAGGAGATGACGAAGAGCGGGGTGCTGCTCGACACCGCCGGGCTGACGCCCACCGCGCAGGGCACCCGCGTGCTCTGGGAGGGCGGCGGGATCTCGGTCACCGACGGGCCCTTCACCGAGTCCAAGGAGGTCGTCGGCGGCTACGCGATCATGCAGTGCAAGGACAAGGCCGAGGCGCTGGAGTGGACCAGGCGGTTCCTCAAGGTGCACGAGGCGCACTGGACCGTGACCTGCGAGGTGCGGGAGATCGCGGAGGGCTGA
- a CDS encoding RNA polymerase sigma factor, which produces MTPQPSAAAPGPPAAPQPSGARRPTAPRLPAEEPRATVETVFRMESGRIIAGVTRIVRDIGIAEELAQDALVAALEQWPRDGIPDNPGAWLMATARHRAVDLVRRRENYARKLAEIGRDLPAAAPPEEPADPDGIDDDLLRLVFTACHPVLSAEARTALTLRLLGGLTTAEIARAFLVPEPTVAQRVVRAKRTLAARNIAFEVPYGPDREARLGSVLDVIYLIHNEGYAATAGDDWLRPGLCEDALRLARVLSALMPREPEVHGLTALLEFQTSRAAARTGPSGEPVLLRDQDRGRWNRMLIVRGITALDRAGATTAGAPGPYVLQAAIAACHTIAHSYEETDWPRIATLYGLLAARTPSPVVELNRAVAVSMAQGPEPALRIVEPLTAEPALRDYHLLPSVRGDLLLRLGRGAEARAEFARAADLTRNERERDLLLRRAAECG; this is translated from the coding sequence GTGACCCCACAGCCCTCCGCCGCCGCCCCGGGCCCCCCCGCCGCACCCCAGCCCTCCGGCGCCCGGCGGCCCACCGCGCCGCGGCTCCCCGCCGAGGAGCCGCGCGCGACCGTGGAGACCGTCTTCCGCATGGAGTCCGGGCGGATCATCGCCGGCGTCACCCGCATCGTCCGGGACATCGGCATCGCCGAGGAGCTGGCACAGGACGCGCTGGTAGCCGCCCTGGAGCAGTGGCCCCGGGACGGGATCCCCGACAACCCGGGCGCCTGGCTCATGGCCACCGCCCGGCACCGCGCCGTCGACCTGGTCCGGCGCCGGGAGAACTACGCCCGCAAGCTGGCCGAGATCGGCCGGGACCTGCCGGCCGCGGCACCGCCGGAGGAGCCCGCCGACCCCGACGGCATCGACGACGACCTGCTCCGGCTGGTGTTCACCGCCTGCCACCCGGTCCTGTCCGCCGAGGCCCGCACCGCGCTCACCCTGCGGTTGCTCGGCGGCCTGACCACGGCCGAGATCGCCCGCGCGTTCCTGGTCCCGGAGCCGACGGTCGCCCAGCGCGTGGTCCGCGCCAAGCGGACGCTGGCCGCCCGGAACATCGCCTTCGAGGTGCCGTACGGCCCCGACCGCGAGGCCCGCCTCGGTTCCGTCCTCGACGTCATCTACCTGATTCACAACGAGGGGTACGCCGCCACGGCCGGCGACGACTGGCTGCGCCCGGGCCTGTGCGAGGACGCCCTGCGCCTGGCCCGCGTCCTGTCCGCGCTGATGCCGCGGGAACCGGAGGTCCACGGCCTGACCGCGCTGCTGGAGTTCCAGACCTCCCGCGCGGCCGCCCGCACCGGCCCCTCCGGTGAGCCCGTCCTCCTCCGGGACCAGGACCGCGGCCGCTGGAACCGCATGCTCATCGTCCGCGGCATCACCGCCCTCGACCGCGCCGGCGCCACCACGGCCGGCGCCCCGGGCCCGTACGTCCTCCAGGCCGCCATCGCCGCCTGCCACACGATCGCGCACTCCTACGAGGAGACCGACTGGCCCCGGATCGCCACGCTCTACGGCCTGCTCGCCGCCCGCACGCCCTCCCCGGTGGTCGAACTCAACCGCGCGGTCGCGGTGTCGATGGCACAGGGACCCGAACCGGCCCTGCGGATCGTGGAGCCGCTGACCGCCGAACCCGCCCTGCGCGACTACCACCTGCTGCCGAGCGTGCGGGGGGACCTGCTGCTGCGGCTGGGGCGCGGAGCGGAGGCGCGCGCGGAGTTCGCCCGCGCGGCGGACCTGACCCGCAACGAACGCGAACGGGACCTGCTGCTCCGCCGGGCGGCGGAGTGCGGGTGA
- a CDS encoding methyltransferase domain-containing protein: MSYRSHGAGSSQAARARSGRHRRRERTVHRLAHNEPVNDLALLLTPEGRALLDEVRDTDPADELAVATRLRRAHPAALVSAALGQARLRQRAAAKFGAGDAGLMFFTPNGVEQSTRASVAAYRARRLRELGVTSVADLCCGIGGDAVAFARAGIRVLAVDRDPVTAAVARANADALGLAGLVEVREADVTEVDTAGYDAVFVDPARRGGRGRIFDPEAYSPPLSWAVGAASTARWAALKVAPGIPHEAVPAGAEAEWISDGGDVKEAVLWFGTEPGAVRATLLPGPRTLLGRGLPDPPVRPVGRYLYEPDGAVIRAHLVAEVADPLDGGLLDATIAYVTSDELRPTPYATAYEITDRLPFNVKKLRALLREREVGVLTVKKRGSAVEPEELRRKVLPKQHGPNAATVFLTRVAGAPTMLLGHRTG; encoded by the coding sequence TTGTCCTACCGTTCGCATGGTGCCGGATCCTCGCAGGCCGCCCGCGCGCGTTCCGGGCGACACCGCCGCCGCGAGCGGACCGTCCACCGACTGGCCCACAATGAGCCGGTGAACGACCTGGCTCTCCTCCTCACCCCCGAAGGCCGTGCCCTCCTCGACGAGGTGCGCGACACCGACCCGGCCGACGAGCTCGCCGTCGCCACCCGGCTGCGCCGCGCGCACCCCGCCGCACTGGTGTCGGCGGCGCTCGGGCAGGCGCGGCTGCGGCAGCGGGCGGCGGCGAAGTTCGGGGCCGGGGACGCCGGGCTGATGTTCTTCACGCCGAACGGGGTCGAGCAGTCGACCCGGGCGAGCGTGGCGGCGTACCGGGCGCGGCGGCTGAGGGAGCTGGGTGTGACCTCCGTGGCCGACCTGTGCTGCGGGATCGGCGGGGACGCCGTCGCGTTCGCGCGGGCCGGGATCCGGGTGCTGGCGGTGGACCGCGACCCGGTGACGGCGGCGGTGGCCCGGGCGAACGCGGACGCGCTCGGCCTCGCCGGACTCGTCGAGGTGCGGGAGGCGGACGTCACGGAGGTCGACACGGCCGGGTACGACGCCGTGTTCGTCGACCCGGCGCGGCGCGGCGGCCGGGGCCGGATCTTCGACCCCGAGGCGTACTCGCCGCCGCTGTCCTGGGCGGTGGGCGCGGCGTCGACCGCCCGGTGGGCCGCCCTGAAGGTCGCCCCGGGCATCCCGCACGAGGCCGTTCCCGCCGGGGCCGAGGCCGAGTGGATCTCGGACGGCGGGGACGTGAAGGAAGCGGTGCTGTGGTTCGGCACCGAGCCGGGGGCGGTCCGCGCCACCCTGCTGCCCGGCCCGCGCACCCTGCTCGGCCGGGGCCTGCCGGACCCCCCGGTCCGCCCCGTCGGCCGCTACCTGTACGAGCCCGACGGCGCCGTCATCCGCGCCCACCTGGTCGCCGAGGTCGCCGACCCGCTCGACGGCGGACTGCTCGACGCCACGATCGCCTACGTGACCTCCGACGAACTCCGCCCGACCCCGTACGCCACCGCCTACGAGATCACCGACCGGCTGCCGTTCAACGTCAAGAAGCTGAGGGCGCTGCTGCGGGAACGGGAGGTCGGGGTCCTGACCGTGAAGAAGCGGGGGTCGGCGGTGGAGCCGGAGGAGCTGCGCCGCAAGGTGCTCCCCAAGCAGCACGGGCCGAACGCGGCCACCGTGTTCCTGACCCGGGTCGCGGGGGCCCCGACGATGCTGCTGGGCCACCGGACGGGGTGA